The window GCTTGGTATCTCGTTGGTTAAGTCTAGCTCGTCGGCTATGTCGAATGTTAATTGCATTGGGTCTCCTTTGTGGTAAGTTACTTATTTAAGTATTAATATCGCATATTATACACTTAAATAAATATCTTGTCAAGTCTTTAGATACTTATTTAAATAGTTTTTGGTATAATTGCATAATCAAATAAGTATTAAAGGCTATGAAATGGATAAAAAAGGGTTTAATGAATTACTTAAACGCGCCAATCTCTCTAAAAAAGAGTTTGCCGAATTGGTCGGGGTTTTGCCAAGCTCGGTTAATAATTGGGGCGGTTCTCAAAATGTGCCGTATTGGGTTGAGAGTTGGCTTATCAACTACATCAAGGCTGAAAATTTTGACAAGATGGGCGAAATGTTTAATAGCCTAGTGGATATTGTTAAAAAGCCTTAATGCTGACGCGTAAATCCCCTTTAAATGCCACCGCTTTAAATCTCTCTGGTAGCTACCTAAGTTAAATTTACCCAGCTACCGGTATTTAATTCTCCCAGCTCCGATCACGGCTCATAACTTCGATTTATTCAGGCTTTGCGGTCTATTTATTTACGGCTAAAATGCCGTATTCTGATCTCAACGCTTGGCGCAAAAAATGCGTTTAGCTCTATGAATTAAACTCACCTAGCTTTCAGCCTTGATTATCTCTCGTTTAGCTCTATGACTTTAATTCATACAGCTTGTAGGGTTTTCCCTTTTTTTGTGGTAAACCTCTCACGCCTAGCTTTAACGGGTCAAATATTCGGCTGGTTGGTTTTCCTCTTTTTTGTGGATAACCCCTTTTTCAGATTTTCTTGAATAAATGCGTTTCTCTTTTTTTGAGAAATCCAAAAAGGACGGATTGAATACCCCGCCCTCTATCTCAGGGGGGTGTCGGTAGTGGCTACGCCCTTTTACTTTGTGCCTATGGGCTAGATTAAATCTATGTCATAAGCAGGCGTTGAGGTTATTCGTTCCCCCATTTTTGGCGAATGATGATTTTTAAGGCTCGGCTCGTTGCCTTACTTTTAAGGAGACGGACAAAGCTCGCATTTAAGGGCATTGCTACGTAAGTCCAAAATTAAGCGCACGCACTGAGCTAAAAAGCTTTTGACCGCGTCAAGTTGTCCGCCCTCCGCCCTTGGAGGGCGTATGCTCTACTCAAAAATAATCTCATCGCTTTTAAACACAAAATAAAGCCCGCTATTTGATTTTAACTTTTTTTGATATCTTTGTATGTCTTTTTATTCAGTATTCAAAATCAAGCCGTTTGAGTTTGACTACGGAGCATTATTCGGACTGGGCTAAATTTTCTTTGTCCGACTGATTTATTTTGATTTATTCTCGCTTTGAAATCGAGGTGTGTTTTTTGCCTTTAAAGGTAGGGATGAGGTCTTAATCTTGTTTTTTCTTAAAGCTCAGTTTTTTCAGTTTTTTAAAAAGGTTAAAAAACTCAGAGGCACGTATTTTAGGGGCTTAGAGCGTTATTTTTTTTCAGTTTTTTAGTTTTTTAACGTATGCGAAACTCTACCTAAAAAACAGAAACAAGCCGATAAAAAGAGAAAAAATACAAAAAAGACTAAAATTTAAAAAACAGAAATAAAAAGCCTCGCAAAGCCCGTAATAGCAA of the uncultured Campylobacter sp. genome contains:
- a CDS encoding helix-turn-helix transcriptional regulator, with translation MDKKGFNELLKRANLSKKEFAELVGVLPSSVNNWGGSQNVPYWVESWLINYIKAENFDKMGEMFNSLVDIVKKP